One Stigmatella aurantiaca genomic region harbors:
- a CDS encoding social motility and stimulation tgl protein, which produces MFNVDERYRGLPASREQVIALHTSLNSPHLFIPGKPAGPAQAFILGLRGSTGFATFIYLYLAEAAECAVYVSGKRNASFEEYLGEEAEALAFVESMGFMMDNSNWRSMAQATQEELLHTLPVFFRDPRQVPAVQKRVEEKRNAAATLGRFLAAF; this is translated from the coding sequence TTGTTCAACGTCGATGAAAGATATCGCGGGCTTCCCGCGAGCCGCGAACAGGTGATTGCCCTGCACACGTCGCTCAACTCGCCCCACCTGTTCATCCCGGGCAAGCCCGCGGGGCCCGCGCAGGCGTTCATCCTGGGGCTGCGGGGCTCCACGGGCTTCGCGACCTTCATCTACCTGTACCTGGCCGAGGCCGCCGAGTGTGCCGTGTACGTCTCGGGCAAGCGCAACGCGAGCTTCGAGGAGTACCTGGGCGAGGAGGCCGAGGCGCTGGCCTTCGTCGAGTCCATGGGCTTCATGATGGACAACTCCAACTGGCGTTCCATGGCGCAGGCCACCCAGGAGGAGCTGCTCCACACGCTGCCCGTCTTCTTCCGGGATCCCCGCCAGGTGCCCGCCGTGCAGAAGCGCGTCGAGGAGAAGCGCAACGCGGCCGCCACGCTGGGACGCTTCCTGGCGGCTTTCTGA
- a CDS encoding lytic transglycosylase domain-containing protein, giving the protein MSASPPRTAGARWLAWLHASSAGCAKLPLIAGMALVVSARVIPVLSQPSTEPVVPAVVLAEPASHDALLIDAVLAKRAPELGLTLRRQLGWAIAEEAQRSGYDPLLILAVIDVESDFAEEAVSDKGARGLMQIKPSTLHFLAEKEGLRLTREEVAADPALCVRLGIRYLRTLQERFAGDLELALMAYNAGPTRIRKAIKDKELDAFRRYPRLVKRDFRRFREGEGLGGDWALAQREGSTGPAAP; this is encoded by the coding sequence GTGAGTGCTTCACCCCCGCGGACGGCGGGTGCCCGGTGGCTGGCGTGGCTCCACGCGTCGAGCGCGGGGTGCGCCAAGCTGCCGCTGATCGCCGGGATGGCGCTGGTGGTCTCCGCCCGCGTCATCCCCGTGCTCAGCCAGCCGTCCACGGAGCCCGTCGTCCCGGCCGTGGTGCTGGCGGAGCCGGCCTCCCACGACGCCTTGCTGATCGACGCGGTGTTGGCCAAGCGGGCGCCCGAGCTGGGCCTTACCCTGCGCCGCCAGCTCGGTTGGGCCATCGCCGAGGAAGCCCAGCGCTCCGGGTATGATCCGCTGCTGATCCTCGCCGTCATCGACGTGGAGTCGGACTTCGCGGAGGAGGCCGTCTCGGACAAGGGCGCCCGGGGGCTGATGCAGATCAAACCCAGCACCCTGCATTTCCTGGCCGAGAAGGAAGGCCTGCGTCTCACCCGGGAGGAAGTGGCCGCGGATCCCGCCCTGTGCGTCCGCCTGGGCATCCGGTACCTGCGGACCCTGCAGGAGCGCTTCGCGGGGGACCTGGAGCTGGCCCTGATGGCCTACAACGCGGGGCCCACCCGGATCCGCAAGGCCATCAAGGACAAGGAGCTGGATGCCTTCCGGCGCTACCCCCGGCTCGTCAAAAGAGACTTCCGGCGCTTCCGGGAGGGGGAGGGCCTGGGAGGCGACTGGGCCCTCGCACAGCGGGAGGGGAGCACCGGCCCCGCGGCCCCGTAA
- a CDS encoding phasin family protein produces MDKPEAPREKHPVAEAFERIWSQALLAVSTAEEEMNRTFQRVATTAGWGPEEVKRQARDFTERVQGHRRELERNVEEAVRGTLTRLKVPRREELQDIEARLTRLAERIEVLGQKK; encoded by the coding sequence ATGGACAAGCCAGAGGCCCCCCGAGAGAAGCACCCCGTCGCCGAGGCATTCGAGCGCATCTGGAGCCAGGCGCTCCTGGCCGTCTCGACCGCCGAGGAAGAGATGAACCGGACCTTCCAGCGCGTGGCCACCACGGCCGGCTGGGGCCCGGAAGAGGTGAAGCGCCAGGCGCGCGACTTCACCGAGCGCGTGCAGGGACACCGCCGGGAGCTGGAGCGCAATGTGGAGGAGGCGGTCCGGGGGACGTTGACCCGGCTGAAGGTTCCCCGGCGTGAGGAGTTGCAGGACATCGAGGCGCGGCTGACGCGGTTGGCCGAGCGCATCGAGGTTCTGGGGCAGAAGAAGTGA
- the rpoC gene encoding DNA-directed RNA polymerase subunit beta': MKDIFNFFEKPKDPLSFNAIRIALASPDKIRQWSHGEVKKPETINYRTFKPERDGLFCARIFGPVKDYECNCGKYKRMKHRGVVCEKCGVEVIQSKVRRERLGHITLATPVAHIWFLKSLPSRIGNLLDITLKDLEKVLYCESYIVLDPKATPLLKGELLSEEKMHRLFQEHGEDSFTAGMGGEAVREMMKSIDIEKLSEDLRRDMRETNSEAKRKKYAKRLKVAEAFRVSGNRPEWMMLDVIPVIPPDLRPLVPLDGGRFATSDLNDLYRRVINRNNRLKRLQELNAPDIIIRNEKRMLQEAVDALFDNGRRGKTITGPNKRPLKSLSDMLKGKQGRFRQNLLGKRVDYSGRSVIVVGPELKLHQCGLPKIMALELFKPFIYNKLEEKGYVTTIKSAKKMVEKERPEVWDILEDVIREHPVLLNRAPTLHRLGMQAFEPVLIEGKAIQLHPLVCAAFNADFDGDQMAVHVPLSIEAQMEARVLMMSTNNILSPAHGKPIIVPTQDMVLGIYYMTRAREFAHGEGRVFASPEEVRAAYDHGEVHLQAKVVCRIYGKRKETTVGRVLLWDIVPRKVGFDAINKVLDKKSLGSLIDLCYRLTGEKETVLLADRIRSLGYTNATRAGISIALKDMVIPAKKQEFLDYANKEVAEIENQYLEGLITDGERYNKVIDIWAEITEKVASEMMQQISQEEASGQGKEGKRETRKQPSFNPIYIMADSGARGSAQQIRQLAGMRGLMAKPSGEIIETPITANFREGLSVLQYFISTHGARKGLADTALKTANSGYLTRRLVDVAQDAIINEYDCGTMDGLFIGSLVEGGEIIEPLGERILGRVALDDILDPVTGEVLVRANEEIDEDRVRRIENSGLDKVKIRSVLTCQAKRGICVECYGRDLARGRKVSIGEAVGVIAAQSIGEPGTQLTMRTFHIGGTATRRAEQSSLENRYNGTVKFAGLVTVQKTDGTLVAMNRNGELVVVDDSGRERERYQVIYGARILVKEGQRLEAGTLLAEWDPFAIPLLTEVGGVVRYEDIIEGVTMSEALDEVTGLSRKTVIESKDPEARPRITIRDVNGNVKELPSSRNPASYFLPQGSIITVNDGDEIHPGEVIAKVPRETTKTKDITGGLPRVAELFEARKPKDAAAIAEIDGVVSFGKDTKGKRKLIITPEVNNEARTDLAKEYLISKGKNISVHSGDRVKAGEALMDGSANPHDILKVLGEKELARYLVDEVQEVYRLQGVKINDKHIETIVRQMLRRVRVTEVGDTNFLVDEQVEKWVFEEENEKVMSEGKRPAVGEPLLLGITKASLSTESFISASSFQETTKVLTEAAINGKVDYLRGLKENVIMGRLIPAGTGLPNYRHLDIEVESPTDEVNEMEAALAATHGDSTPMQSLSSRSEGTQTTGAA, encoded by the coding sequence GTGAAGGACATTTTCAACTTCTTCGAGAAGCCCAAGGACCCGCTGTCGTTCAACGCCATCCGCATCGCGCTGGCGTCGCCGGACAAGATCCGGCAGTGGTCTCACGGTGAGGTGAAGAAGCCCGAGACCATCAACTACCGCACCTTCAAACCGGAGCGGGATGGTCTCTTCTGCGCCCGCATCTTCGGGCCGGTGAAGGACTACGAGTGCAACTGCGGCAAGTACAAGCGCATGAAGCACCGCGGCGTGGTGTGCGAGAAGTGCGGCGTGGAGGTGATTCAGTCCAAGGTGCGCCGTGAGCGCCTGGGCCACATCACCCTGGCCACGCCCGTGGCCCACATCTGGTTCCTCAAGTCGCTGCCGAGCCGCATCGGTAACCTGCTCGACATCACCCTGAAGGACCTGGAGAAGGTGCTCTACTGCGAGAGCTACATCGTCCTCGACCCGAAGGCGACGCCGCTGCTCAAGGGCGAGCTGCTCTCCGAGGAGAAGATGCACCGGCTCTTCCAGGAGCACGGTGAGGACTCCTTCACTGCGGGCATGGGCGGCGAGGCCGTCCGCGAGATGATGAAGTCCATCGACATCGAGAAGCTGTCGGAGGACCTCCGCCGCGACATGCGGGAGACCAACAGCGAGGCCAAGCGGAAGAAGTACGCCAAGCGCCTGAAGGTGGCCGAGGCGTTCCGCGTCTCGGGCAACCGCCCCGAGTGGATGATGCTGGACGTCATCCCCGTCATCCCGCCCGACCTGCGTCCGCTCGTCCCCCTGGACGGTGGCCGCTTCGCGACGTCCGACCTGAACGATCTGTACCGCCGCGTCATCAACCGCAACAACCGCCTCAAGCGGCTCCAGGAGCTCAACGCCCCGGACATCATCATCCGCAACGAGAAGCGGATGCTGCAGGAGGCGGTGGACGCGCTGTTCGACAACGGCCGTCGCGGCAAGACGATCACCGGCCCGAACAAGCGGCCGCTCAAGTCGCTGTCCGACATGCTCAAGGGCAAGCAGGGCCGGTTCCGTCAGAACCTGCTCGGCAAGCGCGTGGACTACTCGGGCCGCTCCGTCATCGTCGTGGGCCCGGAGCTCAAGCTCCACCAGTGCGGCCTGCCGAAGATCATGGCGCTCGAGCTCTTCAAGCCGTTCATCTACAACAAGCTCGAAGAGAAGGGCTACGTCACCACCATCAAGAGCGCCAAGAAGATGGTGGAGAAGGAGCGTCCCGAGGTGTGGGACATCCTCGAGGACGTGATCCGCGAGCACCCGGTGCTCCTCAACCGCGCCCCCACGCTGCACCGCCTGGGCATGCAGGCCTTCGAGCCCGTCCTCATCGAGGGCAAGGCCATCCAGCTGCACCCGCTGGTGTGCGCCGCCTTCAACGCGGACTTCGACGGCGACCAGATGGCCGTGCACGTGCCGCTGTCCATCGAGGCTCAGATGGAGGCGCGCGTGCTGATGATGTCCACCAACAACATCCTCAGCCCCGCGCACGGCAAGCCCATCATCGTCCCCACGCAGGACATGGTGCTCGGCATCTACTACATGACGCGCGCCCGTGAGTTCGCTCACGGCGAGGGCCGCGTGTTCGCCTCGCCCGAGGAAGTGCGCGCCGCGTACGATCACGGCGAGGTGCACCTCCAGGCCAAGGTCGTCTGCCGCATCTACGGCAAGCGCAAGGAGACCACGGTGGGCCGCGTCCTGCTGTGGGACATCGTCCCGCGCAAGGTCGGCTTCGACGCCATCAACAAGGTGCTCGACAAGAAGTCGCTCGGCTCGCTCATCGACCTCTGCTACCGCCTCACCGGCGAGAAGGAGACGGTGCTCCTGGCCGACCGCATCCGCAGCCTCGGCTACACCAACGCGACCCGCGCCGGCATCTCCATCGCGCTCAAGGACATGGTCATTCCTGCCAAGAAGCAGGAGTTCCTGGACTACGCGAACAAGGAAGTGGCGGAGATCGAGAACCAGTACCTCGAGGGCCTCATCACCGACGGTGAGCGCTACAACAAGGTCATCGATATCTGGGCGGAGATCACCGAGAAGGTCGCCAGCGAGATGATGCAGCAGATCTCGCAGGAGGAGGCCTCGGGACAGGGCAAGGAGGGCAAGCGCGAGACGCGCAAGCAGCCGTCCTTCAACCCCATCTACATCATGGCCGACTCCGGTGCCCGCGGCTCTGCCCAGCAGATCCGCCAGCTGGCCGGGATGCGTGGCCTCATGGCCAAGCCCTCGGGTGAAATCATCGAGACGCCCATCACGGCGAACTTCCGTGAAGGCCTCTCGGTGCTCCAGTACTTCATCTCCACCCACGGTGCCCGTAAGGGTCTGGCCGACACGGCGCTCAAGACCGCCAACTCCGGTTACCTCACCCGCCGTCTCGTGGACGTGGCGCAGGACGCCATCATCAACGAGTACGACTGCGGAACCATGGACGGTCTGTTCATCGGCTCCCTGGTCGAGGGCGGCGAGATCATCGAGCCGCTCGGCGAGCGCATCCTGGGCCGCGTGGCCCTGGACGACATCCTCGATCCCGTCACGGGCGAGGTGCTGGTGCGCGCCAACGAGGAGATCGACGAGGACCGCGTCCGCCGCATCGAGAACAGCGGTCTGGACAAGGTGAAGATCCGCTCGGTGCTCACCTGCCAGGCCAAGCGCGGCATCTGCGTGGAGTGCTACGGCCGTGACCTGGCCCGTGGCCGCAAGGTGTCCATCGGCGAGGCCGTGGGCGTCATCGCGGCGCAGTCCATCGGCGAGCCGGGTACCCAGCTCACGATGCGCACGTTCCACATCGGTGGTACGGCGACGCGGCGCGCGGAGCAGTCCAGCCTCGAGAACCGCTACAACGGTACCGTGAAGTTCGCGGGCCTCGTCACGGTGCAGAAGACGGACGGCACCCTGGTGGCCATGAACCGCAACGGCGAGCTCGTGGTGGTGGACGACAGCGGCCGCGAGCGCGAGCGCTACCAGGTCATCTACGGCGCCCGCATCCTCGTGAAGGAAGGGCAGCGCCTGGAGGCCGGCACGCTCCTGGCCGAGTGGGATCCGTTCGCGATCCCGCTGCTCACCGAGGTGGGCGGTGTCGTGCGCTACGAGGACATCATCGAAGGCGTCACGATGAGCGAGGCCCTCGACGAGGTGACCGGCCTCAGCCGTAAGACGGTCATCGAGTCGAAGGACCCCGAGGCCCGTCCTCGCATCACCATCCGGGATGTGAACGGCAACGTGAAGGAGCTGCCCAGCTCCCGCAACCCGGCGAGCTACTTCCTGCCCCAGGGCTCGATCATCACCGTCAACGATGGTGACGAGATCCACCCGGGCGAAGTGATTGCCAAGGTGCCGCGCGAGACGACGAAGACCAAGGACATCACGGGCGGTCTGCCCCGCGTGGCCGAGCTCTTCGAGGCGCGCAAGCCCAAGGACGCGGCGGCGATCGCGGAGATCGACGGCGTGGTCTCCTTCGGCAAGGACACCAAGGGCAAGCGCAAGCTCATCATCACCCCCGAGGTGAACAACGAGGCGCGCACCGACCTGGCCAAGGAGTACCTGATCTCCAAGGGCAAGAACATCAGCGTGCACTCGGGTGACCGCGTGAAGGCGGGCGAGGCCCTGATGGACGGCTCCGCCAACCCGCACGACATCCTCAAGGTGCTCGGCGAGAAGGAGCTGGCGCGCTACCTGGTGGACGAGGTGCAGGAGGTCTACCGCCTCCAGGGCGTGAAGATTAACGACAAGCACATCGAGACGATCGTCCGGCAGATGCTGCGCCGGGTGCGCGTCACCGAGGTGGGTGACACCAACTTCCTCGTCGACGAGCAGGTCGAGAAGTGGGTGTTCGAGGAGGAGAACGAGAAGGTCATGTCCGAGGGCAAGCGCCCCGCGGTGGGCGAGCCGTTGCTGCTCGGCATCACCAAGGCCTCGCTCTCCACCGAGTCCTTCATCTCGGCGTCCTCCTTCCAGGAGACCACGAAGGTGCTCACCGAGGCCGCCATCAACGGCAAGGTGGACTACCTGCGCGGCCTCAAGGAGAACGTCATCATGGGCCGCCTCATCCCCGCGGGTACGGGTCTGCCGAACTACCGGCACCTGGACATCGAGGTGGAGAGCCCCACCGACGAGGTCAACGAGATGGAGGCCGCCCTGGCCGCCACCCACGGGGACTCGACGCCGATGCAGTCGCTCTCCTCGCGCTCCGAGGGCACGCAGACCACGGGCGCCGCCTAG
- the rpoB gene encoding DNA-directed RNA polymerase subunit beta has translation MPTQIQNNFRVRKTFAKIAKIIDIPNLINIQKQSYEKFLQADIAPEKREDLGLQGVFKSVFPIRDFNETSSLEFVSYHLEKPKYDVDECHQRGMTYSAPIKVVVRLVVWDKDEETGAQSIRDVKEQEVYFGEIPLMTQNGTFIINGTERVVVSQLHRSPGAFFDHDKGKSHSSGKLLYNARIIPYRGSWIDFEFDHKDLLYVRIDRRRKLPATVLIRALGAVQDTAKKNPLTFSGSTEEILNYYYATETIYLTSNADFEKSVELELLPGQRATRDIKTKTGDLIVKKNRKFTRAAIKKLEAAKMKTLPIDADELFTKVSAYDVVDENTGEVILECNEEVSQEKVDELLKRDIKEFKVLFIDNLNVGPYLRETLMMDKIETSEQAIMEIYRRLRPGDPPTPETATNLFSNLFFNPERYDLSKVGRLKLNFKFSLEEPLDGQILTKRDILEVIRYLVDLKNGKGTIDDIDHLGNRRVRAVGELLENQYRIGLVRMERAIKERMSLQEIETLMPHDLINAKPVTAVIKEFFGSSQLSQFMDQTNPLSEVTHKRRLSALGPGGLTRERAGFEVRDVHPTHYGRICPIETPEGPNIGLIASLSTYARVNEFGFVETPYRKVEAGSVTTDVAFYSALEEEKHTIGQANAETDKKGKFVNALVSSRRGGEFVQAKAEDVDLMDVSPNQLVSVAASLIPFLENDDANRALMGSNMQRQAVPLLRTAAPLVGTGIEAIVARDSGVTCVARRDGVVESVDASRIVVKSDSQGSLSDVSSEVDIYNLLKYQRSNQNTCLNQKPIVRKGDRVRKGDVIADGPATETGELALGQNVVVAFMPWQGYNFEDSILISERILRDDVFTSIHIEEFECIARDTKLGKEEITRDIPNVGEEALKDLDESGIIRIGAEVKPGDVLVGKITPKGETQLSPEEKLLRAIFGEKAGDVRDSSLRVPPGVQGTVINAKVFSRKGVEKDERAKQIESAEEAKLLKDQNDEIKVLQDSAFSRLRGLLRGKEAQGKLVDDKGKILLKKGDILNDELLATVPYKYWAEVSVGDPLDGRIRDILKNLEDTKEAVKLAFGEKIARIKKGDELPPGVIKMVKVYVAIKRKLAVGDKMAGRHGNKGVVSRIHPEEDMPYLDDGRPVDIVLNPLGVPSRMNIGQILETHLGWAAKGVGEQLQRYIELNYSGEQLKKQLKTVYDDKAFGDFVDTLPDDEVKILCQRLKKGIHVATPVFDGAREPEIHSLFDEARLPRTGQMVLFDGRTGEPFDQNVTVGVMYMLKLHHLVDEKIHARSIGPYSLVTQQPLGGKAQFGGQRLGEMEVWAMEAYGAAYTLQEFLTVKSDDVVGRTRMYEAIVKGDNVLESGLPESFNVLLKELQSLALDVELLESAPPERQRSFGGDFSGGGDSDDRKTGTDA, from the coding sequence ATGCCGACGCAGATCCAGAACAACTTCCGCGTGCGGAAAACCTTCGCGAAGATCGCGAAGATCATCGACATTCCCAATCTCATCAACATCCAGAAGCAGTCCTACGAAAAGTTCCTCCAGGCGGACATCGCGCCGGAGAAGCGCGAGGACCTTGGCCTTCAGGGTGTCTTCAAGTCGGTGTTCCCGATCCGCGATTTCAACGAGACCTCCTCGTTGGAGTTCGTCAGCTACCACTTGGAGAAGCCCAAGTACGATGTGGATGAGTGCCACCAGCGTGGCATGACCTACTCGGCGCCCATCAAGGTCGTCGTGCGCCTGGTGGTCTGGGACAAGGACGAGGAGACTGGCGCCCAGTCCATCCGCGACGTGAAGGAGCAGGAGGTCTACTTCGGCGAAATCCCGCTGATGACCCAGAACGGCACGTTCATCATCAACGGCACCGAGCGCGTGGTGGTCAGCCAGCTGCACCGCAGCCCGGGCGCCTTCTTCGACCACGACAAGGGCAAGAGCCACTCGTCTGGCAAGCTGCTCTACAACGCCCGCATCATCCCGTACCGCGGCTCGTGGATCGACTTCGAGTTCGACCACAAGGACCTGCTGTACGTGCGCATTGACCGGCGCCGCAAGCTGCCCGCCACGGTGCTCATCCGCGCGCTGGGCGCCGTGCAGGACACCGCGAAGAAGAACCCGTTGACCTTCTCGGGCTCCACCGAGGAGATCCTCAACTACTACTACGCCACCGAGACGATCTACCTCACGAGCAACGCCGACTTCGAGAAGTCGGTGGAGCTGGAGCTGCTCCCCGGCCAGCGCGCCACGCGCGACATCAAGACGAAGACGGGCGACCTCATCGTCAAGAAGAACCGCAAGTTCACCCGCGCCGCCATCAAGAAGCTCGAGGCGGCGAAGATGAAGACGCTGCCCATCGACGCGGACGAGCTCTTCACGAAGGTGTCCGCCTACGACGTGGTGGACGAGAACACGGGCGAGGTCATCCTCGAGTGCAACGAGGAGGTCAGCCAGGAGAAGGTGGACGAGCTCCTCAAGCGGGACATCAAGGAGTTCAAGGTCCTGTTCATCGACAACCTCAACGTGGGTCCGTACCTGCGTGAGACGCTGATGATGGACAAGATCGAGACGTCCGAGCAGGCGATCATGGAGATCTACCGCCGCCTGCGCCCGGGCGATCCTCCGACGCCCGAGACGGCCACCAACCTCTTCAGCAACCTGTTCTTCAACCCCGAGCGCTACGATCTGTCCAAGGTCGGCCGCCTCAAGCTGAACTTCAAGTTCAGCCTTGAGGAGCCTTTGGACGGGCAGATCCTCACCAAGCGCGACATCCTCGAGGTCATCCGCTACCTGGTGGATCTCAAGAACGGCAAGGGGACGATCGACGACATCGATCACCTCGGCAACCGGCGCGTGCGCGCGGTGGGCGAGCTGCTGGAGAACCAGTACCGCATCGGTCTGGTGCGCATGGAGCGCGCGATCAAGGAGCGCATGAGCCTCCAGGAGATCGAAACGCTCATGCCGCACGACTTGATCAACGCCAAGCCGGTGACGGCGGTGATCAAGGAGTTCTTCGGGTCCAGCCAGCTGTCGCAGTTCATGGACCAGACGAACCCGCTCTCCGAGGTGACGCACAAGCGCCGCCTGTCCGCCCTGGGGCCCGGAGGCCTCACCCGCGAGCGCGCGGGCTTCGAGGTGCGCGACGTGCACCCGACGCACTACGGCCGCATCTGCCCCATCGAGACGCCGGAAGGCCCGAACATCGGCCTCATCGCGTCGCTGTCCACCTACGCCCGCGTGAACGAGTTCGGCTTCGTGGAGACGCCGTACCGCAAGGTGGAGGCCGGCTCGGTGACCACCGACGTGGCCTTCTACTCGGCGCTTGAGGAGGAGAAGCACACCATCGGCCAGGCCAACGCCGAGACGGACAAGAAGGGCAAGTTCGTCAACGCGCTCGTGTCCTCCCGCCGGGGCGGCGAGTTCGTCCAGGCCAAGGCCGAGGACGTGGACCTGATGGACGTGTCCCCGAACCAGCTCGTGTCGGTGGCCGCCTCGCTCATCCCGTTCCTCGAGAACGACGACGCCAACCGCGCGCTCATGGGCTCGAACATGCAGCGCCAGGCGGTGCCGCTGCTGCGCACCGCAGCCCCGCTCGTGGGCACCGGCATCGAGGCCATCGTGGCCCGCGACTCCGGCGTGACGTGCGTGGCCCGCCGCGACGGTGTGGTGGAGTCCGTGGACGCCAGCCGCATCGTGGTCAAGTCGGACTCGCAGGGCTCCCTGAGCGACGTGTCCTCCGAGGTGGACATCTACAACCTGCTCAAGTACCAGCGCTCCAACCAGAACACGTGCCTCAACCAGAAGCCCATCGTCCGCAAGGGCGACCGGGTGCGGAAGGGTGACGTCATCGCCGACGGTCCGGCGACGGAGACCGGTGAGCTGGCGCTCGGCCAGAACGTGGTGGTCGCGTTCATGCCGTGGCAGGGCTACAACTTCGAGGACTCCATCCTCATCAGCGAGCGCATCCTCCGGGATGACGTCTTCACGTCGATCCACATCGAGGAGTTCGAGTGCATCGCGCGTGACACCAAGCTGGGCAAGGAGGAGATCACCCGCGACATTCCGAACGTGGGTGAAGAGGCCCTCAAGGACCTGGACGAGAGCGGCATCATCCGCATCGGCGCCGAGGTGAAGCCCGGCGACGTGCTGGTGGGCAAGATCACCCCGAAGGGCGAGACCCAGCTCTCCCCCGAGGAGAAGCTCCTGCGCGCCATCTTCGGTGAGAAGGCCGGCGATGTGCGGGACAGCTCCCTGCGCGTGCCCCCGGGCGTCCAGGGCACCGTCATCAACGCCAAGGTCTTCAGCCGCAAGGGCGTGGAGAAGGACGAGCGCGCCAAGCAGATCGAGTCGGCCGAGGAAGCCAAGCTCCTCAAGGACCAGAACGACGAGATCAAGGTCCTCCAGGACAGCGCCTTCAGCCGCCTGCGCGGCCTGCTGCGCGGCAAGGAGGCCCAGGGCAAGCTCGTGGATGACAAGGGCAAGATCCTCCTGAAGAAGGGGGACATCCTCAATGACGAGCTGCTCGCCACCGTCCCGTACAAGTACTGGGCGGAGGTCTCCGTCGGCGACCCGCTCGACGGCCGCATCCGCGACATCCTCAAGAACCTGGAGGACACCAAGGAGGCGGTGAAGCTGGCGTTCGGAGAGAAGATCGCCCGCATCAAGAAGGGCGACGAACTGCCCCCTGGCGTCATCAAAATGGTGAAGGTGTACGTCGCCATCAAGCGCAAGCTGGCCGTGGGCGACAAGATGGCCGGCCGTCACGGCAACAAGGGCGTCGTGTCCCGCATCCACCCGGAAGAGGACATGCCGTACTTGGACGACGGCCGTCCAGTGGACATCGTCCTCAACCCGCTGGGCGTGCCCAGCCGCATGAACATTGGGCAGATCCTCGAGACGCACCTGGGCTGGGCGGCCAAGGGCGTGGGCGAGCAGCTCCAGCGCTACATCGAGCTGAACTACTCCGGCGAGCAGCTCAAGAAGCAGCTGAAGACCGTCTATGACGACAAGGCCTTCGGCGACTTCGTGGACACGCTGCCCGACGACGAGGTGAAGATCCTCTGCCAGCGGCTCAAGAAGGGCATCCACGTCGCCACGCCGGTGTTCGACGGCGCGCGCGAGCCGGAGATCCACTCGCTCTTCGACGAGGCGCGGCTGCCCCGCACGGGCCAGATGGTGCTCTTCGACGGCCGCACCGGTGAGCCGTTCGACCAGAACGTCACCGTGGGCGTCATGTACATGCTGAAGCTGCACCACCTGGTGGACGAGAAGATCCACGCGCGGTCCATCGGGCCTTACTCCCTCGTCACGCAGCAGCCCCTGGGCGGCAAGGCCCAGTTCGGCGGCCAGCGTCTGGGAGAGATGGAAGTGTGGGCCATGGAGGCCTACGGCGCCGCGTACACGCTGCAGGAGTTCCTCACCGTCAAGTCGGACGACGTGGTGGGCCGCACGCGCATGTACGAGGCCATCGTCAAGGGCGACAACGTGCTGGAGTCGGGCCTGCCCGAGTCCTTCAACGTGCTCCTCAAGGAGCTCCAGTCGCTCGCCCTGGACGTGGAGCTGCTGGAGAGCGCGCCGCCCGAGCGCCAGCGCTCGTTCGGTGGCGACTTCAGCGGTGGTGGCGACAGCGACGACCGCAAGACGGGGACGGATGCGTAG
- the rplL gene encoding 50S ribosomal protein L7/L12, translating to MADLNKIVEDLSSLTVLEAANLVKELEKKWGVSAAAVAVAAGPAAGAAAAAPVEEKTEFTVVLANAGANKINVIKEIRAITGLGLKEAKDLVEGAPKNVKEAVSKDDAKKFKDQLTAAGATVEIK from the coding sequence ATGGCTGACCTGAACAAGATTGTGGAGGACCTCTCCTCGCTCACCGTCCTCGAGGCGGCGAACCTGGTGAAGGAGCTGGAGAAGAAGTGGGGCGTTTCCGCCGCCGCCGTTGCCGTGGCCGCTGGCCCGGCCGCGGGCGCTGCCGCCGCCGCTCCGGTGGAGGAGAAGACGGAGTTCACGGTGGTTCTGGCCAACGCCGGCGCCAACAAGATCAACGTCATCAAGGAGATCCGCGCGATCACCGGCCTGGGCCTGAAGGAGGCCAAGGACCTGGTCGAGGGCGCTCCGAAGAACGTCAAGGAAGCCGTCTCCAAGGACGACGCCAAGAAGTTCAAGGACCAGCTCACCGCGGCTGGCGCCACCGTCGAGATCAAGTAG
- the rplJ gene encoding 50S ribosomal protein L10, whose product MQKSEKEEMIKELSDKFQRTQTAIVAEFSKLDVETVTKLRRKFREAKVEYKVIKNTLAKRAAKGTSVEVISDDFKGPVALAISYDDVIAPAKILTEFVKDLETIKIRSAVVQGRKIDVEGVKALAKLPGLTELRGQLLGMLNQPASMLARTLSAPGSQLARVLQAHSEQGESK is encoded by the coding sequence GTGCAGAAGAGCGAGAAGGAAGAGATGATCAAGGAACTCAGCGACAAGTTCCAGCGGACTCAGACCGCGATTGTCGCCGAGTTTTCCAAGCTGGACGTGGAGACCGTGACCAAGCTCCGCCGGAAGTTCCGCGAGGCGAAGGTCGAGTACAAGGTCATCAAGAACACGCTCGCCAAGCGGGCGGCCAAGGGGACGTCGGTGGAGGTTATCTCCGACGACTTCAAGGGTCCCGTCGCGCTGGCGATCAGCTACGACGACGTCATCGCCCCGGCCAAGATCCTCACCGAGTTCGTCAAGGACTTGGAGACGATCAAGATCCGGAGCGCCGTCGTGCAGGGCCGGAAGATCGACGTCGAGGGCGTGAAGGCCCTGGCGAAGTTGCCCGGTCTGACGGAGCTGCGCGGACAGCTGCTGGGGATGCTGAACCAGCCGGCCTCCATGCTGGCCCGGACCCTGTCGGCCCCCGGTTCGCAGCTCGCGCGGGTGCTTCAGGCCCACAGCGAGCAGGGCGAGTCCAAGTAA